The Deltaproteobacteria bacterium genome includes the window TCTAGTTCGGCCATTAAACCCATTATTCCCAGCGCTTTATCTTTCCTGCCCTGTTTGTCATAATGATTTACCAGAATCTTATACTGGGCAAAAGCATCTCCTAAAAAACCCATTTTACGATAAATGTCGGCAATTTTTAAATAAACATGGTCCGGGGAGGGATCTTGTTTTGGAACTTGTTTGTAAATGGCCATTGCTTCAACATACTGATTGTTTTTGGCAAAAATTTCAGCAGCCAAAAGATATTCTGAAATCGCTTTTCTTTTTTCCCCTTTTTTTTGGTAAATTTCCGCCAGTTTCAAGTGAGCGCGAGCGTTCCCAGGATCTTTTACGACGTAATCCAGGGACTGTTCCAATGGGTCCGGGTCTCGCATTTTTTCCTTTTTCAGAAATCTACTCAATTTATTAAGTAATTCCATTTGATTCTCGAAAGATTAGAAATTTTAAAATCTCAATAATAATCTACGAAAGCTTTCATCCGGCTGGCCACTACCTGGGCTAAGTTATTCATAATTTTTACCCCCATCTTGGGGTCCTGGTTCACGAGGACATAAAAATCTGGGCTATTAATCACTAACAATTTTGAAGGACGAATGGTCACCGCCGAAGCAGTGTAGCGATTCGGGGGAACCAAAAAAGACCAACCCAAAATCTTGCCCGGGGTTTGAACAGCAAAATTAACTCCCTTCATAAAACGAATAGAAATGGCTCCTTCCTCCAAAATAAAAAGCTTAATGGCCCTGGCTCCTTCCTCACACAACGTGCAACCTTCAGGCATAGTTTCTTCGTGGCAAAATCGAGCGACGACTTGGAGTTCCTCATCCTTAAGACCTTGGAAAATTTCAACGTTCCTGAGCCTTTCGATTGGGATCATCTCTTTCTCCTTTTAAAACAAGCACCTGAGACCGTTAGATTCATAAGGATAATTATTTAGTCAAAAATCCCCAACAGGGTTTGATGAATCCTTAAAATATTTTCGGACATTTGTTTAAAAAACTTAAGATCAAATCCGTGATTTTTTTCAAAAAGCAAAAAAAACATCTCCCTTTTCCTACTCCCGCTCGAGTTTATATTAGCGAATACGGATTTAATCGTCAATCGATTTGCTTTTCATGCTTTAGAACAATTGTCAAACCCCAGTTTTATTATAAATTTGACCTGTCTTTCACTAATTCCCCGGGTGCAGGGGGATGTCGCTTGGATGGGCCAAATGGACAACGACTTCTCATCCCCGTTTTATCTTTCCCCACGTGATAGGGGGGCTTCTTTGAAAATGACAGGGCAATAAACTTAATTTAGGCGGGAATTCACCGGAAAGGAGATTGCTGAGGTTAGGTATTGTATTGTTGGAGCAGAAGGTTATACCGATAGAAGGCATCCCCCAAGAATCCTGTCTGCCGGTAAATGTCGGCAATTTTTAAATGCACATGATCCAATTCGGGGTTTTTCTTTAGGACCTGTTTATAAACTGCCATCGCCTGAGGGAACAAATTATTTTTACAAAATATTTCTGCTGCCAATAAATATTCCCCAACTGCTTTTTGATGGTCTTTTTTCTTTTGATATAGTTCAGCCATCTTCAGGTGAGCTTTGGTATTTCCGGGTTCTTGTTTGGCGAGTTTTGAATAAAATTCTAATTCTTTCCAAATTCTAAATTTTTCTGTCTTGAAAAAAGGATTTAATTTTTTTAGAAGGCTCCCACCTTCCCAATAAGATGGGGGGTGTTCTCGAACTCTCCTCGGGTCGTTCTTTTTCAAAATTCTATTGAGTTGTTCATTAAAGCTATACTCATTATCAGCAATCAGGATTGATTCAGCTTGGGGCATATAAAATTCCCTCTCCAATAATTTATTTGTTTTTCGTCCTGGCGAAAGCGATAACCTATTTCAGCAATTTTTATGCCTGGGAAAATCGTGTAAGTTAATTTCAGCACAGGTGGGCTCATTTATTATTGGGGTGTTTTGTTTACTGTAAGACTTTGCATGTTTTTCTTAGTTTATAATTATTGTTTTTGTTTTTTCCCATTACAGCGGAGAAAACTCTTCGGTCTTTTTATCTTTTTTTTCCTAAAAAAGAAATTCCATTAAACCACTTGGCCATATTTGTACGGGGCCCCAAACATTCCTGTCTTGGCGGGTCTTTCCTCCGTTCCCCATAACATATCCTGATTTTGATCAGGGAGGAAAATTTTTAATGAAAAGGTCTTGGGGGGGGTCTAAGAATGGATTTCTTTTTGGGGTTGATATCCGCAGAGCGGTTCTTCCGCCATGTAATCGCCTTCCTTGGCAAAGGCTCTAGCTCGACATCCTCCGCATACTCGCATGTATTCGCACCGGCCGCACCGGCCTTTATAGGAAGAAAAATCTCTAAGCTGCTTAAATAAAGTTGAAGACTCCCATATTTGCCGCAGGCCTTGCTTTCTCAGGCTTCCACTAAATACCTCCAGGTATCCGCAGGGTTGCACATCTCCCCGATGCGATATAAAACAGAAGCCAATACCTCCCAAACATCCCCGGGTCATAGCATCCAAGCCGTGAGATTGAGGGGTAATTTTTTTGCCTTCCTCCTTAGCTCTTTGCCGGAGTATGCGGTAATAGTGGGGTGCACAAGTAGCTTTCAATTGTAATGGAATCTTTTCTCGTTGCTCATAGAACCAGTGGAGAATATGCTCGTATTCTTCGGCTTGAATGGTTTCTTTGGCGAGCTCCCTCCCTCTTCCGGTGGGGACCAATAAAAAGATATGATGAGCAACAGCCCCTAAACGGACAGCCAAATCTAAAACTGCAGGTAACTCCCCCTGATTTTTAAGGGTAACTGTGGT containing:
- a CDS encoding cyclic nucleotide-binding domain-containing protein codes for the protein MIPIERLRNVEIFQGLKDEELQVVARFCHEETMPEGCTLCEEGARAIKLFILEEGAISIRFMKGVNFAVQTPGKILGWSFLVPPNRYTASAVTIRPSKLLVINSPDFYVLVNQDPKMGVKIMNNLAQVVASRMKAFVDYY
- the ahbD gene encoding heme b synthase, which encodes MVAWEVTRSCNLNCCHCRAAAERGPYPEELSTDESLKLIDDIAAFSQPVIILTGGEPLLREDIYEIASYGTSRGLRMVIAPNGTLLDAQKAVRLKTCGIQRVSISLDGATRESHDNFRRVDGAFTGALKGIEHLKKAGLEFQINTTVTLKNQGELPAVLDLAVRLGAVAHHIFLLVPTGRGRELAKETIQAEEYEHILHWFYEQREKIPLQLKATCAPHYYRILRQRAKEEGKKITPQSHGLDAMTRGCLGGIGFCFISHRGDVQPCGYLEVFSGSLRKQGLRQIWESSTLFKQLRDFSSYKGRCGRCEYMRVCGGCRARAFAKEGDYMAEEPLCGYQPQKEIHS
- a CDS encoding tetratricopeptide repeat protein; its protein translation is MKLAEIYQKKGEKRKAISEYLLAAEIFAKNNQYVEAMAIYKQVPKQDPSPDHVYLKIADIYRKMGFLGDAFAQYKILVNHYDKQGRKDKALGIMGLMAEL